The following coding sequences are from one Betaproteobacteria bacterium window:
- a CDS encoding divalent metal cation transporter, which translates to MSEPLKKTDGQSFLRKLGPGVITGAADDDPSGIATYSQAGAQFGLNMLWTALITFPLMVGIQIVSARIGRVTGEGLAANIRRLFPRWVLLVVVSLLVIANTINIAADIAAMGEALQLVVGGGEHGHAVVFGMLSLLLQVFIPYQSYVRVLKWLTLSLLAYVAVAFSVHIDWIPAIRQSLAPELSFNPEFVAVVVAVFGTTISPYLFFWQASQEVEELRAGNGSSSLTSTPEDARLHLCRIKLDTYVGMGFSNLIAFFIILSAAVTLHVAGITQIQTSAQAAQALRPIAGDFSFLLFSLGIIGTGMLAVPVLAGATAYAVADSFGWRQGLDRKLFEATEFYAIIAFATLGGLLLDFTPIDPIKALFWSAVINGVIAVPIMIVMMLIATRAEVMGQFVIKRRLKFLGWLATAAMALVVVTMLATAW; encoded by the coding sequence ATGAGCGAACCGCTGAAAAAGACGGACGGCCAATCCTTCCTGCGCAAACTCGGTCCCGGCGTGATCACCGGCGCCGCCGACGACGATCCGAGCGGCATCGCCACCTACTCGCAGGCCGGCGCGCAGTTCGGGTTGAACATGCTGTGGACGGCGCTGATCACCTTCCCGTTGATGGTCGGCATCCAGATCGTCAGCGCGCGCATCGGCCGCGTCACGGGTGAAGGTCTTGCCGCCAACATCCGCCGCCTGTTTCCGCGCTGGGTCCTGCTGGTCGTCGTTTCACTGCTCGTCATAGCCAACACCATCAACATCGCGGCCGACATCGCCGCCATGGGCGAAGCTCTGCAACTGGTTGTGGGCGGCGGCGAACACGGCCATGCCGTCGTCTTCGGCATGCTGAGCCTGCTGCTGCAGGTCTTCATTCCTTATCAGAGCTACGTGCGCGTGCTGAAATGGCTGACGCTGTCGCTGCTGGCGTATGTGGCGGTCGCGTTCTCGGTGCACATAGACTGGATCCCGGCGATCCGGCAGTCGCTGGCGCCGGAACTGTCGTTCAATCCGGAGTTCGTCGCTGTCGTGGTCGCGGTGTTCGGCACCACGATCAGTCCCTACCTGTTCTTCTGGCAGGCCTCCCAGGAAGTCGAGGAGCTGCGTGCCGGCAACGGCTCCTCCTCGCTGACGAGCACGCCGGAAGATGCCCGGCTGCACCTGTGTCGCATCAAGCTGGACACTTACGTCGGCATGGGTTTCTCCAACCTGATCGCCTTCTTCATCATTCTTTCCGCGGCGGTGACCCTGCATGTCGCGGGCATCACCCAGATCCAGACTTCCGCCCAGGCAGCGCAGGCGCTGCGCCCGATCGCGGGCGACTTCTCCTTCCTGCTGTTCAGCCTCGGCATCATCGGCACGGGCATGCTGGCGGTGCCGGTGCTGGCCGGGGCCACCGCTTACGCCGTGGCTGACAGCTTCGGCTGGCGCCAGGGCCTCGACCGCAAACTGTTCGAGGCCACGGAATTTTACGCAATCATCGCGTTCGCGACCCTGGGCGGGCTGCTGCTAGATTTCACCCCGATCGATCCGATCAAGGCGTTGTTCTGGAGCGCCGTGATCAACGGCGTCATCGCGGTTCCGATCATGATCGTGATGATGCTGATAGCAACCCGGGCCGAGGTTATGGGTCAGTTCGTGATCAAGCGCCGTCTGAAATTTCTCGGCTGGCTGGCAACGGCGGCGATGGCACTGGTCGTCGTCACGATGCTGGCAACAGCCTGGTGA